The Toxoplasma gondii ME49 chromosome XII, whole genome shotgun sequence genome includes a region encoding these proteins:
- a CDS encoding translation initiation factor SUI1, putative (encoded by transcript TGME49_249370) has protein sequence MIEAHPRSRRSPGEKTSFRPCFEEWNGVWTTPMFRISALSIRLIGFAFPSQQLEPEAEVTFDAHLANWLVTSFRTRLARNRETRSLPLVKGTATRDKSGAIILLATRSAFWPSTAHVFVAAQRVAKAFVSVCRSDSWTSFAASVFSVSSRDCLERFYLLLTATKNESRFSKEAAIFFFDAQKQLGAFRPCLSQDFLMSVEVHNFGISDPFANDTSQFSVGGSSTHLIHIRNQQRNGRKSVTTVQGLDKALDLKKMVRALKKELNCNGTVIEDADYGSVIQLQGDQRHAVKEFLEREAICLGEQIRIHGA, from the exons ATGATTGAAGCACACCCAAGGTCGAGAAGAAGTCCCGGGGAAAAAACGTCGTTTCGCCCGTGTTTCGAAGAGTGGAACGGTGTTTGGACAACACCTATGTTTCGTATTTCGGCTCTCTCCATTAGGTTAATTGGGTTCGCCTTTCCATCTCAGCAGCTTGAACCGGAAGCAGAGGTGACCTTTGATGCGCATCTGGCGAATTGGCTAGTCACCTCATTTCGCACACGTCTCGCGCGAAACCGCGAAACACGCAGTCTGCCTTTAGTCAAGGGAACTGCTACACGGGACAAATCTGGCGCGATCATCTTGCTAGCCACACGTTCTGCTTTTTGGCCGAGCACGGCTCACGTCTTCGTTGCAGCGCAGCGAGTCGCAAAAGCTTTCGTCAGTGTATGTCGTTCTGATTCGTGGACTTCTtttgctgcctctgtcttttcGGTCTCGTCGCGTGACTGCCTAGAGCGTTTTTACCTCCTGTTAACCGCAACGAAAAACgagtcgcgtttctccaaAGAAGCAGCGATTTTTTTTTTCGACGCCCAAAAACAACTTGGAGCTTTCCGCCCGTGTCTCTCACAAG ACTTTCTGATGTCCGTCGAAGTGCATAATTTCGGTATTTCCGATCCTTTCGCCAACGACACTTCCCAGTTTAGTGTTGGCGGCTCGAGTACACATTTGATCC ATATTCGGAAtcagcagagaaacggtCGAAAGAGCGTTACTACGGTTCAAGGTCTGGACAAGGCATTGGATTTGAAAAAGATGGTTCGTGCATTGAAAAAGGAACTCAACTGCAACGGGACGGTGATCGAAGACGCCGATTACGGTAGCGTCATCCAGCTGCAGGGCGACCAGCGCCATGCTGTGAAGGAGTTTCTTGAGCGCGAAGCCATCTGTTTGGGGGAACAAATCCGAATCCATGGGGCGTAA
- a CDS encoding hypothetical protein (encoded by transcript TGME49_249400), translating into MCYENFIIPGDANFISTSDCGPYTHRQSTPLERFPTHRKSAPRGWSHSRRDSPMAATRFSQMFFISRKFRVATNADLFYPSPKDACYGEKPARVRERGSIHTPFERCSPVGSPVHFQTAHPQTLRCMYTPRAASKHCVAFLRAAERKFFPRNAKLSLPTRLLETFSWVREGTSTFSNALFRSLSRTLHCTRTHAPLLHTNTLSDIHESRTAHTEAKRETRPSCRRALQAAFTTPSRLQPPFAVRCVERAVNPRIALKKRSNAALPSSSILKNSQTRSLYLFE; encoded by the coding sequence ATGTGCTACGAAAATTTCATCATCCCAGGAGACGCAAACTTCATCTCTACCTCAGACTGCGGACCCTATACACACCGGCAGTCCACTCCCCTTGAACGCTTTCCTACACATCGCAAAAGTGCGCCTCGAGGCTGGAGTCATAGTCGCCGAGACTCCCCTATGGCCGCcactcgtttttctcagaTGTTTTTCATTTCGAGAAAATTCCGCGTCGCCACGAACGCAGACCTCTTTTACCCGTCACCAAAAGACGCTTGCTATGGAGAGAAGCCAGCCCGTGTCCGAGAGCGGGGCAGCATACACACGCCTTTCGAAAGATGTTCTCCAGTCGGGAGTCCAGTCCACTTTCAGACTGCGCACCCGCAAACactcaggtgtatgtacaccccgcGTGCGGCCTCAAAACACTGTGTGGCATTTCTTCGCGCCGCGGAGCGAAAGTTTTTTCCCCGGAACGCAAAACTCTCTTTGCCGACGCGCCTTTTGGAGACTTTTTCCTGGGTGCGGGAGGGCACGTCTACTTTCTCGAACGCACTCTTTCGCAGCTTATCCCGAACACTTCACTGCACCCGCACCCAcgctcctcttctgcatACCAACACACTGTCAGATATTCACGAATCCCGGACTGCACATACtgaagcaaagagagaaacgaggccTAGCTGCAGAAGAGCACTTCAGGCCGCTTTCACAACGCCCTCCCGTTTGCAGCCTCCGTTCGCCGTCAGATGCGTTGAAAGAGCGGTAAACCCTCGCATCGCTCTCAAGAAGCGCTCGAACGCAGCCCTGCCTTCTTCGAGTATCCTCAAAAACTCTCAAACACGTTCTCTCTATTTATTCGAATGA
- a CDS encoding DHHC zinc finger domain-containing protein (encoded by transcript TGME49_249380~Predicted trans-membrane domain (TMHMM2.0):125-148:156-179:250-273:293-316), with amino-acid sequence MAHAPSRSPPSSPLPPTPSGPPSSLPAKSFVLPSTSSPSPPKSSPTPLSSPQPPPSSPLPPSPPSPPAPPPSAPSPSPPPSSRSPAEHLYELAAERHPARCTAIDRSDSRPPDEEIRRDGFSRPLQAFQILSWLCFAADVFLFYLVLVPSMCFALQVAGGVAFGLCALAVFACGWIATTTDPIDPVAFLSGPFSSAPAPEVHPDMRECDVCGFVHERSKHCRVCNKCVDGFDHHCMWINNCVGEKNYRPFFALLVFTAAMTAAVFLLAVGCVVEEAVWGSAGERWRAAYGWFASGAFYALLALPIALNGPLFALVAQLLALHIYLVRHHLTTFEYITLRVHEEDPAPSGAPEKKKLRAWAEWIVIDRQRLRRAKKRGLMRDLSDVSQCTPVRPADFVPPRDSLQPDRHPAERCDGDAAPPTPGGPQGRPSGVSPQLAAPSPALHDCGSAASPVVSDSVEDTQKSQV; translated from the exons ATGGCGCACGctccgtctcgctctcctccttcttctccccttcctcccACACCGTCTggtcctccttcttctctccctgctaAGTCTTTCGTCTTACCTTCGacgtcttccccttctcctcctAAATCTTCTCCAACTCCATTGTCTTCTCCTCAGCCtcccccttcctctcctctgcccccttctcccccttctcctcctgctcctccgccttctgctccttctccttctcctcctccttcttctcgttcgccgGCTGAGCACTTGTACGAACTGGCTGCCGAGCGTCACCCTGCTCGATGCACAGCGATTGACAGAAGCGATTCTCGTCCTCCGGACGAGGAGATTCGTCGGGACGGTTTCTCTCGTCCGCTGCAGGCGTTCCAGATCTTGTCGTGGCTGTGTTTCGCGGCCGATGTGTTCCTCTTCTACTTGGTCTTGGTCCCCAGCATGTGCTTCGCTCTTCAAGTCGCGGGCGGCGTCGCCTTCGGTCTCTGCGccctcgccgtcttcgcctgcggCTGGATCGCGACCACGACTGACCCGATCGACCCGGTGGCGTTCCTCAGTGGGCCGTTCTCGTCTGCGCCTGCTCCGGAGGTCCATCCCGACATGCGCGAGTGCGACGTCTGCGGCTTCGTACACGAGCGCAGCAAACACTGTCGCGTCTGCAACAAGTGCGTCGACGGCTTTGACCATCACTGCATGTGGATCAACAACTGCGTGGGCGAGAAGAACTACCGgcctttcttcgcgctcctcgtcttcaccgCGGCGATGACGgctgctgtcttcctcctcgccgttGGGTGTGTCGTCGAGGAGGCGGTATGGGGCTCTGCCGGCGAGCGCTGGCGCGCCGCCTATGGCTGGTTCGCCTCTGGAGCGTTCTAcgcgcttctcgcgctgcCCATCGCGCTGAACGGACCGCTCTTCGCCCTCGTTGCCCAGTTGCTCGCGCTGCACATCTACCTCGTCCGGCACCACCTCACGACCTTCGAGTACATCACTCTGAGAGTCCACGAAGAAGACCCTGCGCCCTCGGGTgctccagagaagaagaaacttcgCGCATGGGCCGAGTGGATCGTCATCGACCGCCAGCGGCTGCGACGCGCGAAGAAACGTGGCCTGATGCGCGACCTCAGCGACGTCAGTCAGTGCACACCGGTTCGCCCTGCAGACTTTGTCCCACCGCGCGACAGTCTCCAGCCAGACAGGCATCCTGCAGAGAGGTGCGACGGCGACGCGGCCCCGCCGACGCCCGGCGGCCCCCAG GGGCGGCCTTCTggggtgtctccgcagctcgcggcgccttcgcctgctcTCCATGACTGCGGGAGCGCGGCAAGTCCAGTTGTGTCTGACTCGGTGGAAGATACTCAAAAGTCGCAGGTctga
- a CDS encoding hypothetical protein (encoded by transcript TGME49_249365) has product MCFFDQRRFDTERFRFGTFTLYHVEGGTRKLSEPDLKRCRTIFFVINSLLRHMNFDVRTGTEELDEPALQQSDPAALRLEFGALRPLRNSAGLQDMEVGCIEDEGESRRIQIDRWIRTVQRLRDQYPNTESPWASDEHAPDFEQLVREWPDELASLFLPHPSRLALEETHMSLAQLLKLGCALLDVPTRPNELNKALHALWMLYFELRNRERITST; this is encoded by the exons ATGTGCTTTTTTGATCAGAGACGTTTCGATACAGAACGATTTCGGTTTGGTACCTTCACACTGTATCACGTGGAGGGGGGTACGAGGAAACTATCGGAACCCGATTTGAAAAGATGCAGAACTATTTTCTTCGTAATAAACAGCCTTTTGCGTCACATGAACTTTGATGTCCGGACAGGAACGGAGGAACTGGATGAGCCGGCGCTTCAGCAAAGCGATCCGGCGGCGCTGCGACTGGAATTCGGAGCCTTGCGGCCACTAAGGAATTCCGCTGGTCTTCAAGATATGGAAGTGGGGTGCAttgaagacgagggagaaagcagacgcaTTCAAATTGACAGGTGGATTCGGACCGTTCAAAGGTTACGGGATCAATATCCCAACACCGAAAGCCCGTGGGCATCCGATGAACACGCTCCTGACTTTGA GCAGTTGGTGAGAGAATGGCCAGATGAGTTGGCGTCGCTCTTTCTACCACATCCGTCGCGTCTCGCACTCGAGGAAACACATATGTCTCTCGCGCAATTATTGAAGCTGGGATGCGCACTTCTGGACGTTCCGACTCGTCCCAATGAGCTAAATAaagctctgcatgcactctggATGCTCTATTTCGAACTGAGAAACAGGGAGCGCATTACTTCTACCTAG
- a CDS encoding glutamate/leucine/phenylalanine/valine dehydrogenase family protein (encoded by transcript TGME49_249390), whose protein sequence is MVHVSASLPFSFFPRFFLSQPRGTRSFWICRATQEACLPASHSRAVSGASLPFFRPAFAHIVPRLSLSLSARYSDSLSRVRPGLASGSLLCAKMETTLNGGGRAPSAVFHPSTSAPAICFPKRHASFSCYDGASGTSPSTTSGGSAGDLGAPVSRSLLGGRPVGKLGDSTLFGTVDLTATSEFRPMSQKYAAQYEEVKQILAQRGDLSKRVISANADAYYNHLGLNEYYFQTATAQTVASNLACVIAAKILNEFSHTDYFPQIQQERDGEVFLLARASLRNRKASQNFQVEREIEKKFLGLSGKTTPYRMQCYRSSGSFFDDPADENERLRTYFLQQPEYCAETTKDGVDPSETDLSKLLDVYFFANKRNTATAEIYRRLNEEVVRDSSGQNLFINVVPRGTGYRMDLAFRRGLHTKEFFSRLGDSVTMWGFYSQRKYVEPLANGVSIITTFIEELPEDQLTDFPEMSMSRRVELLVKAIRMQYIMQPCKFTELAQERRLTVHEAAYAWAVSKFIVHFSGTVGPAFGAIEKMVKHFGSATHLSHQELYELRTRLKLPPFSEDTVLKVVDSHPDMIKRLYEEFQEMHHPRAYAERGHVLKNWEEETSLKRDIQCLDSPDAPPILLKFRLFNKHIVRTNFWKDVKQALAFRMDTSFLPEADYPERPYAILFTVGTNFTGFHARFADVARGGVRVVQSFTTQSYQRNRDTAFDEVYKLASTQNLKNKDIPEGGSKGVILLSKTDSRDEANALTKSAFKAYIDSMLDVLLTDPRVVDRLGKEEVCFLGPDEHTGTGGLMDWAAMRAKERNAWFWKAFTTGKLPAMGGIPHDTYGMTTASIETYIHGILEKKNLKEEEVTRQLVGGPDGDLGSNALLKSNTKTTSIVDGSGVLHDPEGLDINELRRLAKRRFEGLQTSAMLYDEKLLSPMGFKVSQDDRDVVLPDGTAVASGFEFRGRFHLDPRGSADLFNPCGGRPASVTPFNVDKMFDEKGKPRFKFIVEGANVFITDEARRMLEERGVILFKDASTNKGGVTSSSHEVLAALAMTDEEFAEHMQVTDPSNPPAFYQTYVRQVMERIRENARLEFNALWEESLRTGKPRCDLTDVLSAKILRLNQDIHKSDSLWQDDELVSCVLLKALPDVLVPGLMSIETLRQRVPESYLQAIFQCFLASRFYYSQQFTDNLSAFAFFDYVRHLKDSQRSSTMKREDN, encoded by the exons ATGGTGcacgtctctgcctctctccccttttctttctttccccgcttttttctctcgcagccGAGAGGAACGCGTTCCTTCTGGATTTGCCGCGCAACGCAAGAAGCCTGTCTCCCCGCCTCCCACTCCCGAGCTGTGTCCGGTGCAtcccttcccttcttccgaCCGGCTTTCGCGCATATCGTTcctcggctttctctctctctctctgcgcgctATTCCGACTCGCTCTCCCGAGTTCGTCCTGGACTTGCTTCTGGAAGCCTTCTCTGCGCGAAGATGGAGACGACCCTGAACGGCGGCGGACGCGCGCCGTCTGCAGTGTTCCACCCGAGCACGTCAGCTCCGGCGATCTGCTTTCCGAAGCGCCatgcctccttctcctgctaCGACGGCGCTTCGGGAACCTCGCCTTCGACGACTTCGGGAGGCAGCGCAGGTGACCTGGGTGCGCCGGTGTCGCGCAGTCTGCTCGGGGGGCGTCCGGTCGGCAAGCTCGGAGACTCGACGCTCTTCGGGACCGTGGACTTGACGGCGACTTCCGAGTTCCGCCCAATGTCTCAAAAGTACGCTGCCCAGTACGAAGAGGTGAAGCAAATTCTCGCGCAGCGCGGCGACCTGTCCAAGCGCGTGATCAGCGCGAACGCCGACGCGTACTACAACCACCTGGGGTTGAACGAATACTACTTCCAGACAGCTACGGCCCAGACCGTCGCGAGCAACTTGGCTTGCGTCATCGCCGCGAAAATCCTGAACGAGTTCTCGCATACCGACTACTTCCCCCAAATTCAACAGgaacgagacggagaagtcttcctcctcgccagAGCCTCTCTGCGAAACCGAAAAGCCTCACAG AATTTCCAGGTGGAACGCGAGATCGAGAAGAAGTTTCTGGGGCTCTCTGGAAAGACGACTCCGTACCGCATGCAATGCTACCGGTCCTCGGGATCCTTCTTCGACGACCCTGCTGATGAAAACGAGCGACTGAGAACCTACTTTCTTCAGCAGCCTGAATACTGcgcagagacaacgaaggaCGGC GTGGATCCTTCAGAAACGGACCTCTCCAAACTCCTGGATGTTTACTTTTTTGCgaacaagagaaacacagcgaCAGCTGAGATTTACAGAAGACTCAACGAGGAG GTCGTGCGCGACTCCAGTGGACAGAACCTCTTCATCAATGTG GTTCCGCGAGGCACCGGCTACCGCATGG ATCTTGCCTTCCGCCGGGGACTGCATACAAAGGaattcttttctcgcttggGT GATAGCGTGACGATGTGGGGCTTCTACTCCCAGCGGAAATACGTCGAACCTCTCGCAAACGGCGTGTCGATCATCACGACCTTCATCGAGGAACTGCCTGAGGATCAGCTCACAGACTTCCCTGAAATGAGCATGAGCAGACG agtCGAGCTCCTCGTGAAGGCCATTCGCATGCAGTACATCATGCAGCCTTGCAAGTTCACTGAGCTTGCCCAG GAGCGCCGCTTGACGGTGCACGAAGCCGCGTACGCGTGGGCTGTTAGCAAGTTCATCGTCCACTTCTCGGGCACTGTCGGCCCTGCCTTTGGCGCCATTGAGAAGATGGTCAAGCACTTTGGCT CGGCGACCCACCTGTCTCACCAAGAGTTGTACGAGCTCCGCACGCGTCTGAAGCTGCCTCCGTTTTCTGAGGACACAGTCCTGAAAGTCGTCGATTCTCACCCAGACATGATCAAGCGCCTCTACGAGGAATTCCAG GAGATGCACCACCCGCGTGCTTATGCGGAGCGAGGGCACGTCCTGAAGAactgggaagaagagacttcgCTGAAGAGGGACATCCAGTGTCTCGACAGCCCAGACGCGCCGCCGATTCTGCTCAAGTTCCGGCTTTTCAACAAACACATTGTGCGGACGAACTTTTGGAAAGACGTGAAGCAAGCGCTCGCTTTCCGGATGGATACGTCCTTCCTCCCCGAGGCTGACTACCCAGAGCGCCCCTATGCCATCCTCTTCACCGTTGGGACGAACTTCACTGGCTTCCATGCGCGATTCGCCGAT GTTGCTCGAGGAGGGGTGCGCGTCGTGCAGTCGTTCACCACGCAGAGCTACCAGAGGAACCGAGACACCGCGTTCGACGAAGTCTACAAGCTGGCGAGCACGCAGAACTTGAAGAACAAAGACATTCCGGAGGGAGGCAGCAAAGGCGTCATTCTTCTTAGCAAGACAGACTCGCGCGACGAAGCAAATGCCCTCACCAAGTCGGCCTTCAAAGCGTACATCGACAG CATGCTGGACGTCTTGCTCACGGACCCACGGGTGGTCGATCGTCTGGGGAAGGAGGAAGTTTGCTTCCTCGGTCCGGACGAGCACACCGGGACTGGAGGTCTGATGGACTGGGCGGCGATGcgcgcgaaggagagaaacgcgtggTTCTGGAAAGCGTTCACAACGGGGAAGCTCCCGGCCATGGGCGGCATCCCGCATGACACGTACGGCATGACGACGGCGAGCATCGAGACGTACATCCATGGCattctggagaagaagaacttgaaggaggaggaagtgACGCGGCAGTTGGTGGGCGGCCCCGACGGAGATCTCGGGAGCAACGCCTTGCTGAAGAGCAACACCAAGACGACTTCGATCGTCGACGGCAGCGGCGTCCTGCACGACCCGGAAGGACTGGACATCAACGAGTTGCGTCGTCTGGCCAAGAGGCGGTTTGAAGGTTTGCAGACAAGTGCGATGCTCTACGACGAAAAACTGCTCAGCCCCATGGGATTCAAGGTCTCGCAAGACGACCGCGACGTCGT ATTGCCTGACGGCACAGCCGTTGCGTCGGGCTTCGAGTTCCGAGGCAGATTTCACCTGGACCCTCGCGGATCGGCGGATCTCTTCAATCCGTGTGGAGGCAGACCTGCATCTGTTACGCCGTTTAACGTGGACAAGATGTTCGACGAGAAAGGCAAGCCGAGGTTCAAGTTCATCGTGGAAGGCGCAAACGTCTTCATCACCGATGAGGCCCGTCGCATGCTTGAAGAGCGAGGCGTCATCCTCTTCAAGGATg CGTCCACGAACAAGGGTGGAGTCACTTCGAGTTCGCACGAGGTGCTGGCGGCCTTGGCCATGACAGACGAGGAGTTCGCGGAGCACATGCAGGTGACAGATCCGAGCAATCCGCCCGCGTTCTACCAGACGTATGTGCGACAAGTGATGGAGCGCATTCGCGAAAATGCTCGTCTCGAATTCAACGCTCTCTGGGAAGAAAGTCTGCGCACTGGCAAGCCGCGCTGCGATTTGACCGACGTACTCTCGGCGAAGATCCTCAGACTCAACCAAGACATTCACAAAAGTGACTCGCTTTGGCAAGACGAC GAATTGGTGAGCTGCGTGCTTTTGAAGGCGTTGCCGGACGTTCTGGTGCCTGGTTTGATGAGCATTGAAACGCTGCGGCAAAG agtCCCGGAGTCGTACCTGCAAGCGATTTTCCAGTGCTTCCTGGCGTCGCGCTTCTACTACTCGCAACAGTTCACAGACAATCTGTCagcgtttgcgtttttcgaCTACGTTCGCCATTTGAAGGACTCGCAGCGGAGCTCGAcaatgaagagagaagacaactga